TCGCCCATCTCCACGGCGGCGATCTCGTCGGAGACGATGACGACGGTGGACGCTTCGGTACGCACGGTCACGCGCTGGCCCGATCGGAACAGCCGCGCGATGCCGACGCCGTACTGGTCGGCGAGGTTGCACTCCTCACCGTTCGCGTCGATGAAGGTCTGGTCGATGTCGTAAGCCTGGCCGCTGCGGAGCACGAGGCGGATGGGACGACGGTCCATGGTGGGCACCCTCCGGGTCGGAGCGCAGCATCGGCGACCCCACGCCCCGCCGTTGCCCGGCGCCCCGTCCGCCCGAGCTAGTCCGGTCAGGGCGTGGACGGACGGTCCCGTCCGGAGGGAGGCACACGCCCCGGTCGCGCGACCGGGGACGCTGTGCTCGCTCAGGACGATGCGGTCGCGGTCGCCTCGGGCGCGGGCTCGGTCGCGTCCGTGGTCGGCTCGGTCCCGGGGGTCTCGCCGGCGGTCGGCTCGGGCTCGGGTGCCAGGCCCTGGCGCTCGAGCAGGCGGTTGTACAGCTCCGACGCCCGCTCGAACTGGGTCTGGAAGCCGCCGAGATCGCCCGCTTCGAGCGCGTCCTGCGCGGCCTGGAACGCCTGGGCGATGCGCTCCTGGAGCTCGATCAGGTCCTCGCCCTCCTCCTCTTCCTCCCCCTCCTCGGGGGAGGGTGCGGTCACGAGGGTCTCGAGAGCCTCTTGGAGCGTCCGTTCGAACACGACGCGTTCGCCCATGACGAGCACGACCCGCTCCAGCTGCGGGATGCGTGCCTGCGGCGACTCCAGGAACAGCGGCTCGACGTAGAGGATCGAGCTGCCGATGGGGATGACCAGCAGGTTGCCACGGATCACCTCGGAGCCGGCCTGGTCGCGCAGCGTGATGTACTCGGCGATGCGGTCGTCCTGCTCGATGCGCGCCTGGGCCTGCTGCGGGCCGAGGATCGTCTGCGAGCTGGGGAACTGCACCGCGAACAGATCACCGAGGTGACCGGGATCCGACCGCCCCGCGAGCCACGCGATCATGTTCGGCTTGTTGCGGGCGAGGTACGGCTGGATGAGCACGAACTCCTCGTCGGCCTCTCCCGGCAGCCGCATCAGCAGGTAGTAGGGCCGCAGCAGCGGCGCGGCCTGGTTCTGGCCGGCGGCTTGGTTGGCGATCTGCGAGGGATCGTTGGGGATGTCCCAGGCGTCGGCCTTGCTGTAGAACGCCTCGGTCGTGGGGATGTGGTAGGTCTGGTAGACGCGCGCCTGGATCGTGAACAGGTCCTCGGGGTAGCGGAAGTGCGCGGCCAGCTCGGACGGGGCGTCCTCGACGTCGGCGTACGGCGCGGGGAACGTCCGCCGCCACGCCTCCACGACGGGGTCGTTCTCGTCGACCACGTACAGGGTGACGGTGCCGTCGTAGGCGTCGACAACCGCCTTGACGCTGTTGCGCAGGTAGTTGACCTGGTGACCGAGGAAGCCGTCCACGCGCTCGGAGTAGGGGTACATGTCGGAGTGCGTGTAGGCGTCCTGGATCCAGGCCAGCCGCTCGTTGAGGATGACGGGGTAGGGGTCGTTGTCGAACAGCAGGTAGGGGGCGACCCGCTCGACACGGGCCCGCACACCCCGGTGGTAGATGACCTTGGAATCGTCGTTCAGCAGACCGGAGAGGACGAAGTTCGGGTCGGCGAAGCGGATCGAGAAGGCCAGTCGCCGGAGCCGGTTGCCCAGCGGCACGCCGCCCTCGCCGGCGTAGACGGTCGTGACCTGCTCGGCACCCTCGCTCGTCTCGTAGTCGAGCTCGGGCTGCTCGGTGTCGACGATGGAGTACGAGGGCTCGTCGCGCTCGCCGAAGTAGATGCCGGACTCGCCCGCGGGCACCAGCGCCGGGTTGCCACGTGGCGGGATGTCGCGCGCCAGGAAGATGGGCTGACCCTCGGGGTTGGTCGTGTTGATCTGGCTGGCGACGGCGCCGAAGCCGTGCGTGAACGTCAGCCGCTGGTTCTGCCATGTCTGGGCCTGCTCCGGCAGTCCAGACTGGTCGAGCTCGCGCGCCGAGAGCATGACCTGGCGCAGCTCCCCGTCGAGTCCGTAGCGATCCACGTCGACGTCGTTGAAGGCGTAGTACGGCCGCAGGGCCTGCAGCTCGGCGTAGGTGGTCTCGAGGACGCGCGGGTCCCACAGCCGGATGTTGGCGAGCGTGACCTGCTCCTCCTCGAGGTCCGCCTCGGTGATGTCGTCGGTGACCTGGAACAGCCCGAAGTCGATGTCCTCGAGGCCCCAGGCGGCCCGCGTCGCCTCGAGGTTGCGGTCGATGAACTCGCTCTCGCGCTCGAGTTCCTGCGGGTCGACTCGGACCCGCTGGATGACGGCCGGGTACGCGCCTGACAGCACGATGCTGGCGAGGACGAGCAGCCCGATGGCGGCGCCTGGCAGCAGCCACCCGCTGCGGCGGATGCTGATGAGCACGAGCACGATCGCGACGCCGGTCACCACGAGCAGCAGGTACAGCGCGGGTAGTTCGGCGTTGACGTCGGTGTAGGAGGCGCCCGTCACCTGGCCGCGCGGTGAGAAGTTCAACATGTAGCGGTCGAGCCAGTAGCCCCAGCCCCGGACCGCGAGGATGATGGCGAGCAGGACCGACAGGTGGACCTTGACGGGTCGTGTGACCTTGTCGCCCGGGGCCTCGGGACGGATGCCGCCGAGGAGGTAGTGGGCTCCTGCGGTGAGCAGCCCCACCAGGATCAGCGACGTGAACAGCCAGTTCTGCACGAACCGCACCCACGGAAGGTCGAAGACGTAGAAGCCGACGTCGCGGCTGAACTGCGGATCGGCGACGCCGAACTCGCCTCCGTTGCGCCACAGGAGGAACGACTCCCACTGCTGCGACACCGCCGCCCCGGCCGTCAACCCGAACAGCAGCGCGAGTCCACCGATCAGCCACGGCAGGTACGGGTCGGCCATCTGGCGGTAGCGCTCGACGATGGCCTGCTGTGGGGTGGAGGGGATGATCGTGGGTCGCAGCCGCCGCGCGATCTGCAGGTTGGCGGCGACGACCACCGCGAGGAAGACCCCGAAGACCAGGCCGAGCACGACCTGGGCGCCGAGGACCCCGGTGAACACGCCGCGGTAGCCGAGCGCGTCGTACCACCACAGGTCGGTGAGGAAGGTCGCGATGCGGTTGGCCGACAGCAGGACGACGACGAGCACGACGGCGATGACGATGCCGAGGCGTCGCCGGAGCAGATCGCGCACTACCGCCCTTCCGAGGAGAGCTAGCTGGTCACGCGACCCTACCGGGGCGCGAGCGCGCAGTCGCAGCCGGCGTGCGCCGGCGGTACGACCTCGCCGGTCGGGAAGTGGTCGTCGAGGCCGACGGCGCCGGCGTCGGCGTTCTGGATACGCATGTCCTCGGGGCAGCGGGGCGCGTCTCCCGGCACCCACGCCTTGCTCGCGACCCCGAGCTCGCGCCACGCATCGAGCACGCCGTAACCGTAGGTGCGCACGAGGTGCTCGTCGGCGATGCCCTCGACGACTGGGCCCTTGAGGTCACGGAACACCTCGCCCACGCGTTCGGAGAGCTGCGAGGTGGGTTCGTCGGCGCTCATGCCGGCGCGGAGTGTGGCCTTGAGGGAAGCGACGATCTCGTGGGACAGAACCGCCCCGAACGTCGCCGAGCTGGCGGGGACACGTGATGGGTCCTCGGTGCCGTCTCCGAGATCGCCATCAGCGAGTGTCGCGCCGTCCGACAGCCCCGCACGGTAGGCGTCGGAGAGGAACGACTCCCCCACCTCGGTCAACGGGGCGAGCAGATCGCGCGACGGCAGCAGGCTGTCGAGGCTGTCGTCTCCGGCCGAGCGCCGCACCGAGTCGAGCACGGTGTTCTGGACGTCCTGCAGCGACCGACGGAGACGCCGCAGCATCCCGGGACGCACACCGGCGAGCGACTGCTCGCGCAGCTGTCGCGGCAGGGGCTCGCTGGCCTCGGCGTCGACCGCCCCCACGTCGGGGAGCTGCTCCTCGAGCTCGTCCTCGAGCTCGGCGAGTTGCTCGAGGTCCTCGTCGACCTCTTCGTCGAGCAGCTCGTCGTCGAGGTCGTCGGTGGTCTCCTCGTCGCCGAGTTCGGTGGGAGGCGAGGCGGACGGGGCGGCCGGCGTCGTGGGCGGGATGACGCGGACGGACTCGGTGCCGTCGTCGAAGACCGCTCGTTCGACGTCACCGTCGTCCTCGGCTGGTTCGTCGCCGCGCGTGGGGCGGACCGAGCGGGGCGTCGAGGTGCGGTTCTCGACAGCTCGGGTGCGGGTCGCCGTGCCGCCACCACCCGTGCTGGTACGACCGTTGCCGTCACCGTCGCCGGGCTGCAGGCCGCGCATCGCGCCCTGGGCGGTTTTGATCGCCGAACGCAGATCGCGCAGGAAACCGTCCCGCATCGACTCGAGGTTCCGGATGTCCTCGGCGACGCTGTTGCGGCGCCGCTCCGCGTCCGCGACGATCTTGCTCGCGGTCCGGCGCGCGCTCTCGACCTCGTCGCGCGCCTCCCGGCGGGCGGTCTCGAGCTCCTGCTTGGCGCGCTCCTCCGCGCGCTGCTTGATCGTCTGCGCGCTCTCCTCGGCGGCCACGAGGATGCGGGTCGTCTCCTCGCCGAGGGCCCGGAAGGCGTCGCGCGGGTCGGAGGACGGGCGCGCGGCCGACGCCTCCTGACGCACCACGGGTGCGGTGCCAACGTCATCGGCGGTCTCGAGCTCGCTCTCGAGCTCGCGGATACGGCGCTGGAGGTGGGCGTGCTCCTCGGCAACCTGACGCAGGAAGCTGGCGACCTCGTCACGGTCGTACCCGCGCAGCGAGATGAGGAACTCGCGCGACGCGATCTCGTCTGGTGTCAGCAAGGTGACCCCCCGAGGCGGGCTGGGAACGACCGGCAGGGCAGCATAGACCAGCCTCGCGGCCGCCCGGCGGTCACGGCAGGGACAGCGTCGCGGGCGGGAGGGGAACCACGTCCTCGATCGGGTCGAGCAGCTCGTCCAGGGGGTCCTCGACCGGATCGAGCAACTCGTCCAGGGGGTCCTCGACCGGGTCGGGCAGCGGCTCGAGCAGCTCGTCGAGCGGGCCGGGGCTAGGGCTAGGCGACGGCGACGGGCCGGGCGACGGCGACGGGCCGGGCGACGGGCCGGGCGAGGGCGACGGCGACGGCGACGGCGAGGGGTCCGGGGACGGGGGCGACGGCGTCGGCGACGGTGTCGGTGCGACCGTGGGAGTCGGTGATGCGGCGACCTCAGCCGCGCGCGAACGCAGGGCCGCATCCGCGCCTGCGGCGAGAGCCGCGGGACCGAGATCGTGGTGCGCCAGGATGAGCCCCCACGTGGCGTCGAGCCGTCGCAGCGAGGTGACCTGTTCGATCGCGTCCGCGGCGTCGAGGCCGACGGTCTCGCGTAGCAAGCTGACCACGACGATCCCGATCAGCACATCGGCGGGGGGTCCGAGCGCGTCGCCGTCGACCTCGCTCGCGAACTCGGCGAGCGCCCCGCCGAGCTGCTCATCGACCGCGATGAAGTCATCGAAGAAGGCCGGCGCTCGCGGCGCGGTTCCGTACGCGGCGTCCCATGCGGTCTCGAGCCGCTCGACCTGGGCATCGACCGCGATCGCGTCAGCGAGCAGGCGCTGGTCCCACGGGTCGGCGAAGAAGTAGCGCAGCGGCAGCACGGTGTCCGACGGCACCCCGTCGACGAGCTCGAGCTGCTGCAGCCGAGCCACGGGGGCGTTCGCTGGTGCATCCGTTCCGGTGATCGTCGCAGCGGCTCCGCCGTCGTACACGCCGACGCGAGGAGCCACGCCGGCATCCACGCGCCAGGTCCCACGGCCGACGACCTCCGTGAACTGGAGGTGGACCGTGCGCTGGAGATCCACGGCGAGCAGCACCGCGCCGCTGTCGAGCTCGATGGTCGTGTCGAGGGTCGCCAGCGAACCGCGAGCGATCTCGAGGCGACCGCCCTCGATCTCGAGCACCGCGACCTCGTCCGGCGTCCTCACGTCCGCGCCGTGAGCGATGACCTCGCCGATGGCGACGGGGCGCCATCCGTCCGAGGTGAGCTGCTCCATCCGTCCCTCGACGAGTCGCGCGGCCGCCCCGGCCGGCAGAGAGGGTCCACCACCGGGCGGGGCGAGGACGAACCCGACGATGACCGCGGCGACGGCGAGCCACGCGGCGGCGCGGGCCTGGAACGCGCTGCGCGCGCTCATGAACCGCTCCTGGCAGCGCGCAGGATGATGTGGATGTCGGTGCCTCGGTCCGGGGCCGACTCGACCGCGACCTCACCACCGAAGCGATCGACGATCCGCTGCACGATCGACAGCCCCAGCCCCAGCCCACCGTGACGGCGGGTGGCACTGCCATCCGCCTGGTGGAAGTCACGCAGGATGACGTCGAGGCTCTCGGCGTCGATGCCCGAACCGCGGTCGCGCACCGTCAGGCGCACGTGCCGGTCGTCGATCGACCGCGCGGTGACGGTGACGCGATCCGTGGAGAACTTCAAAGCGTTATCCAGTAGCTCGTCGAGAACGCGGCGCAGCAGCGCCCCATCGGCCAGTACGGGCGGCAGGTCGCGCTCGATGCGCCGGGAGAGCTTGCGCTCCGGGTAGCGCTCCCGCAACCGACCGAGCACCTCGTCGACCTCGGTGGAGACTTCGGTCGGGGCGAGGTTGACCTCCGTGCGCCCCGCTTCGAGCGACGCGAAGTCGACGAGCATCGCCACGATCCGCTCGAGTCGCTCCGCGGATTCGGTGATGGCACGCGCGAACTCGGCGACCCGCTTCGGCTCCAGGGCCTTGCTGCGCATGACCTCGGCGTAGCCCTTGATCGGGGTCAGCGGGGTGCGCAGCTCGTGCGAGATGTTGGCGAGGAACTCGGTCTTCATCCGTTCGACCTCGGCCTCGCCGGTCACGTCTCGCAGCACGTACACGCGGCCGAGTCGCTCTCCGTCGTCACCGAGCAGCGGCGCCGCGGTCGCGGCGACGGAAGTCGCGTCCCGACCCCGGCCGACGACGCCCCGCGTCGCTCGCGACGCGTCGTCCTCGGGTCCGCCGAGGACCTCGTGCAGCGGAGTCCCTGCCGGGTCCGTTCCGCGCAGCACCCGGCGGATGTCGCGGCCGACCAGGCGCGATGGCGAGCGGCCGAGCAGGGTCGCGGCGGCCGGGTTGACCGTGACCACCTTGCCGTCGGCGTCCACCGCCAGCAACGCCTCGCCCATCGACCCGGTGACCGCTTCGAGGCGCCCACGCAGCTCGGCCTCGACCGCGGCTGCTCGACGCAGCGCCGCATCGCGCTCGGACAGCGATCCGGTCATGTCGTTGAACGCGGTGGCCAGGCGGCCGACCTCGTCGGGGCGGTCCACCGACACGCGGGTCCCGAGGTCGCCTCCGGCGACCCGCTCGGCCGCATCCGTGATACGCCGCACCGGCCGCGCGGTCCGGCTCGCGACCACGCTCGCCAGCACCAGCGCGACCAGCAGCCCCACGACGGTCGTCACGAACGCGGTGCGGACGAACGACTCCTCCACCGCGGCGAGCGTCCCCGCCTCGACCGACAGCACGAGCGTCCCGAAGGGTTGGCCGTCGGTGCCGCGTACCGCTTCAGCCGCCACGAACCGCGACGTACCGGCGACGTCCGAGAGCCCCGCGGACGGCGAGGTGCTAACCAAGTTGGCGAGTGCAGCACTGGTCTCGCGGCTGAGGGTCGAGACCGCCACCGACCCTCCGACGAGGATGGTGGCGTCGGCACCCGTGAGCTCGTCGATGCCGGCGACGACGCGCGGGTCGGTCACCCTTCGGCCGAGGACGAGCACGCCGGTCCGCAGATCCAGCCGCGGTTCGCCGCCCGCCGTGGGTGCGACCACGACCGCCCCGACACTGAGGATGTCACGCTCCCCGAGGGCGATCACGTTCGCGGCCTGGGTCGCGCCTCGCAGCACCTCGGTCACGACCGGATCCCCCGCGATCACGCTCTCGTCGGCGAGTTCGAGCGGTCCCTGCTGCGCCCCGGCGTCCCACGACCCCACCACCCTCCCGCCGCTCTCGACGAGGACCACCACGTCGATACCGGGCAGCCGACCGGCGATCGTCCGAGAACGGGCGTCGAGGTCGGCGATCTCGCCCGAGACCGCGCTGCTGATCTCGTTGGCGAGGCTCGCCCCGGCGAGGGCCCCGCCGGTGGCGAGCATCTCGCGCGGCCACTCGACGGTGAACTGCTCGACACGAGCCTCGGCTGCCGCCTCGAGGGTCGCGGTCTGGTCCGCCTGGAGGTCCGACACGAACACCACGCCGCCGGCGGACGCGAGCGCGACGACGGCAACGAGCAGCACGCCGACGAACGATGCCACGAAGCGGGACAGCAGGCTGGTCCGGACCTGTCGCAGCGTCCACCAGCCGACCGCGACCGACCCGGCCAGCGACAGCGACGCGGCACCGGTTGCGTGGGTCCGTACGAGCAGGTCGGCCGCTGCCCACAGGGCGAGTCCGGTGCCGAGCAGGAACGTGGCCTGTCCGCGACCGACGATGCCGCGGATCGCCGCCAGGGCGGCCATGACCGCGGCGACGGCGGCGGTGACGTGCGCGGTCATCGGGGCGGCGACGACGACCCCGGCGCCGGCGCCGACCAAGCGGCCTGCAGCCCCGACCGCCAACGCCGCGTAGCCGGCCGCCCGGAGGTAGACCGGCCAGGCGTGATCGGGCGCGATCAGCGCCCCGGTGACGACGTACGAGGCGGCCAGCATCAGTCCGCCGAGAGCGAAGCCCAGCCAGCCGTCGCTACCCCGGGAACGCCGGGAAGTCGCGGTGAGGGCGAGAGCTACGGTGAGCCCGAGCACGTGCACCGCGAGGTGGAGGGGGATCGCCACGCCGGCCGTCATGTAGCCCCGAGTCTAGGAGGGTGGGGCCCGGCGATGGCCGACCGCCGGAGCGCCCTTGTCGCCCGTTATCCTCGTCGGCCGGCGAGACGCCTGGCTGTAGCTCAGGGGCCCAGCGCGAGCGCGCCCTCGGGCCGCTGGTCGGCGAGGAGTTCGCGGAGCGCGGCCAACGCATCTCCGAGGCTATCGACGGGGATCAGGAGCACCTCACGGTCGACCGGGGTCGCGCTCGCCTCCTCGAAGTTCCCGCGCGGGACGAGGAACACCTCGGCTGGTGGGAGGTCGTCGCCCCGGTTCAGCGCACCCAGGATCTTCTGCTGGACTCCACCGATGGCGCTGACGAGCCCCTGACGGTTGATGATGCCGGTGCCCGCGATGACGGTGCCCCCGGTGAGATCCTCCTCGCTCAGCAGATCCACGATCGTGACCGCGAACATCAGGCCACCCGAAGGACCAGCGATGCCGCGCTCGTCGATGGTCACGTCGGTCGGGAGGTGGAAGTGCGTCATCACGATCACCCCCAACGTCGCTCGGCCCGGCTCGGTGAGCGAGTCGTCGAGTCGGACATCGACCTCGCGCTCGGTCCCATCCCGCGCCCGTACCGTGATGGAGACCTCGTCGCCGACCGAGAACCCCGACAGTCTGGCGATGACCGCCTCAGCACTGCGGGTGGGCTCGCCCTCCACCGCCGTGATGACGTCGCCGACGTCGAAACCGGCCCGTGCCGCGGGTGAGTCCTCGAGCACCTGGGTGACCTCGGCCCCGTCCGGCTCGGGATCGACGTTGGCCTGACCCAGCGCGCGGAGAGCAGCGACGACCGCGTCGATCTGGCTCTCCTCCATCAGCGCAGCGTTCTCGCGCCGCACGTCCTCGACGTCGGCGTCCTCCGGGAACAGCACCGCACGCTGGATCACCCGCACGTCGGAGGAGAACGATCCGTCGAGCCACTCCCACAGGGTGAGGTCGGAGTCAACCGCCACCGTGGTGAGGAGGTACTCGCCCGCGCTGGCGGTCGTGGCCTCCCCCCGGATGTCGACCAGCTCGAGGGTGTTCTCGGTAGGGCCCTCGTGCAACGTGACGTAACAGGTCGGCTGCGCGGAGACGATGCTGCAGGGGAACGCGCCCCGCGCGAGCAGCCCGATACCGGCGACGAGCAGCAGCACGACCAGGATCCGACGCACGTGGACTCCGCGAGGACGGGACGGTGGAGCGACCGATAACGCAACGGGTACCCGCAGGGTACCCGTCGCACCT
The Actinomycetota bacterium DNA segment above includes these coding regions:
- a CDS encoding UPF0182 family protein, with protein sequence MRDLLRRRLGIVIAVVLVVVLLSANRIATFLTDLWWYDALGYRGVFTGVLGAQVVLGLVFGVFLAVVVAANLQIARRLRPTIIPSTPQQAIVERYRQMADPYLPWLIGGLALLFGLTAGAAVSQQWESFLLWRNGGEFGVADPQFSRDVGFYVFDLPWVRFVQNWLFTSLILVGLLTAGAHYLLGGIRPEAPGDKVTRPVKVHLSVLLAIILAVRGWGYWLDRYMLNFSPRGQVTGASYTDVNAELPALYLLLVVTGVAIVLVLISIRRSGWLLPGAAIGLLVLASIVLSGAYPAVIQRVRVDPQELERESEFIDRNLEATRAAWGLEDIDFGLFQVTDDITEADLEEEQVTLANIRLWDPRVLETTYAELQALRPYYAFNDVDVDRYGLDGELRQVMLSARELDQSGLPEQAQTWQNQRLTFTHGFGAVASQINTTNPEGQPIFLARDIPPRGNPALVPAGESGIYFGERDEPSYSIVDTEQPELDYETSEGAEQVTTVYAGEGGVPLGNRLRRLAFSIRFADPNFVLSGLLNDDSKVIYHRGVRARVERVAPYLLFDNDPYPVILNERLAWIQDAYTHSDMYPYSERVDGFLGHQVNYLRNSVKAVVDAYDGTVTLYVVDENDPVVEAWRRTFPAPYADVEDAPSELAAHFRYPEDLFTIQARVYQTYHIPTTEAFYSKADAWDIPNDPSQIANQAAGQNQAAPLLRPYYLLMRLPGEADEEFVLIQPYLARNKPNMIAWLAGRSDPGHLGDLFAVQFPSSQTILGPQQAQARIEQDDRIAEYITLRDQAGSEVIRGNLLVIPIGSSILYVEPLFLESPQARIPQLERVVLVMGERVVFERTLQEALETLVTAPSPEEGEEEEEGEDLIELQERIAQAFQAAQDALEAGDLGGFQTQFERASELYNRLLERQGLAPEPEPTAGETPGTEPTTDATEPAPEATATASS
- a CDS encoding DivIVA domain-containing protein encodes the protein MLTPDEIASREFLISLRGYDRDEVASFLRQVAEEHAHLQRRIRELESELETADDVGTAPVVRQEASAARPSSDPRDAFRALGEETTRILVAAEESAQTIKQRAEERAKQELETARREARDEVESARRTASKIVADAERRRNSVAEDIRNLESMRDGFLRDLRSAIKTAQGAMRGLQPGDGDGNGRTSTGGGGTATRTRAVENRTSTPRSVRPTRGDEPAEDDGDVERAVFDDGTESVRVIPPTTPAAPSASPPTELGDEETTDDLDDELLDEEVDEDLEQLAELEDELEEQLPDVGAVDAEASEPLPRQLREQSLAGVRPGMLRRLRRSLQDVQNTVLDSVRRSAGDDSLDSLLPSRDLLAPLTEVGESFLSDAYRAGLSDGATLADGDLGDGTEDPSRVPASSATFGAVLSHEIVASLKATLRAGMSADEPTSQLSERVGEVFRDLKGPVVEGIADEHLVRTYGYGVLDAWRELGVASKAWVPGDAPRCPEDMRIQNADAGAVGLDDHFPTGEVVPPAHAGCDCALAPR
- a CDS encoding HAMP domain-containing protein, with translation MAIPLHLAVHVLGLTVALALTATSRRSRGSDGWLGFALGGLMLAASYVVTGALIAPDHAWPVYLRAAGYAALAVGAAGRLVGAGAGVVVAAPMTAHVTAAVAAVMAALAAIRGIVGRGQATFLLGTGLALWAAADLLVRTHATGAASLSLAGSVAVGWWTLRQVRTSLLSRFVASFVGVLLVAVVALASAGGVVFVSDLQADQTATLEAAAEARVEQFTVEWPREMLATGGALAGASLANEISSAVSGEIADLDARSRTIAGRLPGIDVVVLVESGGRVVGSWDAGAQQGPLELADESVIAGDPVVTEVLRGATQAANVIALGERDILSVGAVVVAPTAGGEPRLDLRTGVLVLGRRVTDPRVVAGIDELTGADATILVGGSVAVSTLSRETSAALANLVSTSPSAGLSDVAGTSRFVAAEAVRGTDGQPFGTLVLSVEAGTLAAVEESFVRTAFVTTVVGLLVALVLASVVASRTARPVRRITDAAERVAGGDLGTRVSVDRPDEVGRLATAFNDMTGSLSERDAALRRAAAVEAELRGRLEAVTGSMGEALLAVDADGKVVTVNPAAATLLGRSPSRLVGRDIRRVLRGTDPAGTPLHEVLGGPEDDASRATRGVVGRGRDATSVAATAAPLLGDDGERLGRVYVLRDVTGEAEVERMKTEFLANISHELRTPLTPIKGYAEVMRSKALEPKRVAEFARAITESAERLERIVAMLVDFASLEAGRTEVNLAPTEVSTEVDEVLGRLRERYPERKLSRRIERDLPPVLADGALLRRVLDELLDNALKFSTDRVTVTARSIDDRHVRLTVRDRGSGIDAESLDVILRDFHQADGSATRRHGGLGLGLSIVQRIVDRFGGEVAVESAPDRGTDIHIILRAARSGS
- a CDS encoding PDZ domain-containing protein produces the protein MRRILVVLLLVAGIGLLARGAFPCSIVSAQPTCYVTLHEGPTENTLELVDIRGEATTASAGEYLLTTVAVDSDLTLWEWLDGSFSSDVRVIQRAVLFPEDADVEDVRRENAALMEESQIDAVVAALRALGQANVDPEPDGAEVTQVLEDSPAARAGFDVGDVITAVEGEPTRSAEAVIARLSGFSVGDEVSITVRARDGTEREVDVRLDDSLTEPGRATLGVIVMTHFHLPTDVTIDERGIAGPSGGLMFAVTIVDLLSEEDLTGGTVIAGTGIINRQGLVSAIGGVQQKILGALNRGDDLPPAEVFLVPRGNFEEASATPVDREVLLIPVDSLGDALAALRELLADQRPEGALALGP